One segment of Streptomyces sp. XD-27 DNA contains the following:
- the hemW gene encoding radical SAM family heme chaperone HemW has translation MPSVLPDGEPVPDDGALPHHALDGAAGRPLGFYLHVPYCATRCGYCDFNTYTASELRGSGGALASRDNYADTLVEEVRLARKVLGDDPRPVETVFVGGGTPTLLPAADLGRMLAAIRDEFGLADGAEITTEANPESVDPRYLAELREGGFNRVSFGMQSARQHVLRVLDRTHTPGRPEACVAEARAAGFDHVNLDLIYGTPGESDDDWRASLDAALGAGPDHISAYALIVEEGTQLARRIRRGEVPMTDDDVHADRYLIADETLSAAGFHWYEVSNWATSEAGRCRHNELYWRGADWWGAGPGAHSHVGGVRWWNVKHPGAYAQALTEGRSPGAGREVLREEDRRVERILLELRLVDGCPLDLLAPAGAEAAARALADGLLERGPYEAGRAVLTLRGRLLADAVVRDLVD, from the coding sequence ATGCCTTCCGTACTGCCCGATGGTGAGCCCGTGCCGGACGACGGGGCGCTGCCCCACCACGCACTGGACGGTGCCGCCGGGCGGCCCCTCGGCTTCTACCTGCACGTCCCCTACTGTGCGACCCGCTGCGGCTACTGCGACTTCAACACGTATACGGCCAGTGAGCTGCGCGGCTCCGGCGGTGCGCTCGCCTCGCGCGACAACTACGCCGACACGCTCGTGGAGGAGGTCCGCCTGGCCCGCAAGGTGCTGGGCGACGACCCGCGCCCGGTGGAGACCGTCTTCGTCGGCGGCGGCACCCCCACCCTGCTCCCCGCCGCGGACCTGGGCCGGATGCTCGCCGCCATCAGGGACGAGTTCGGGCTCGCCGACGGGGCGGAGATCACCACCGAGGCCAACCCGGAGTCGGTCGATCCGCGCTACCTCGCCGAGTTGCGGGAGGGCGGGTTCAACCGGGTGTCGTTCGGCATGCAGAGCGCCCGGCAGCACGTGCTGCGCGTGCTGGACCGCACCCACACCCCGGGGCGCCCCGAGGCATGCGTTGCCGAGGCCCGGGCCGCCGGGTTCGACCACGTCAACCTCGATCTCATCTACGGCACGCCGGGGGAGAGCGACGACGACTGGCGGGCCTCCCTGGACGCGGCGCTCGGCGCCGGCCCGGACCACATCTCGGCGTACGCGCTGATCGTCGAGGAGGGCACCCAGCTCGCCCGGCGCATCCGGCGCGGCGAGGTGCCGATGACGGACGACGACGTGCACGCGGACCGGTACCTGATCGCGGACGAGACGCTGTCGGCGGCGGGCTTCCACTGGTACGAGGTGTCGAACTGGGCCACGTCGGAGGCCGGGCGCTGCCGCCACAACGAGCTGTACTGGCGCGGCGCCGACTGGTGGGGCGCGGGCCCCGGCGCGCACAGCCACGTCGGCGGCGTGCGCTGGTGGAACGTGAAACACCCCGGCGCGTACGCGCAGGCCCTGACCGAGGGCCGGTCACCGGGCGCGGGCCGCGAGGTCCTGCGCGAGGAGGACCGGCGCGTGGAGCGGATCCTGCTGGAGCTGCGGCTGGTGGACGGCTGCCCGCTGGATCTGCTGGCCCCGGCGGGCGCCGAGGCCGCCGCGCGGGCGCTGGCGGACGGGCTGCTGGAGCGGGGCCCGTACGAGGCGGGTCGCGCGGTGCTGACGCTGCGCGGGCGGCTCCTGGCGGACGCGGTGGTCCGGGACCTGGTGGACTGA
- the lepA gene encoding translation elongation factor 4, with protein sequence MPATPTHVPEPSRTDPALIRNFCIIAHIDHGKSTLADRMLQLTGVVEQRQMRAQYLDRMDIERERGITIKSQAVRLPWAPTQGEAAGNTHILNMIDTPGHVDFTYEVSRSLAACEGTVLLVDAAQGIEAQTLANLYLAMENDLTIIPVLNKIDLPAAQPEKFSEELAGLIGCDPEDVLKVSAKTGVGVDALLDRVVERIPAPVGVADAPARAMIFDSVYDSYRGVVTYVRVVDGQLSKRERIRMMSTGATHELLEIGTNSPEMLPADGLGVGEVGYLITGVKDVRQSKVGDTITQQSGGATEALGGYKDPKPMVFSGLYPLDGSDYPDLREALDKLQLNDAALVYEPETSAALGFGFRVGFLGLLHLDVIRERLEREFGLDLIATAPNVVYRVLMEDGSEHTVTNPSEFPEGKIGEVYEPVVRATILAPSEFIGSIMELCQTRRGTLLGMDYLSEDRVEIRYTLPLAEIVFDFFDQLKSKTRGYASLDYEPTGEQASSLVKVDILLHGDKVDAFSAITHKDAAYAYGVRLVAKLRELIPRQAFEVPVQAAIGSRVIARETIRAIRKDVLAKCYGGDISRKRKLLEKQKEGKKRMKMVGSVEVPQEAFIAVLSSDESGGQGKGKK encoded by the coding sequence GTGCCCGCGACCCCTACCCATGTGCCGGAGCCAAGCCGTACCGACCCGGCGCTCATCCGCAACTTCTGCATCATCGCGCACATCGACCACGGCAAGTCGACGCTCGCCGACCGGATGCTCCAGCTGACCGGCGTGGTCGAGCAGCGGCAGATGCGCGCGCAGTACCTCGACCGCATGGACATCGAGCGTGAGCGCGGTATCACGATCAAGTCCCAGGCGGTCCGGCTGCCCTGGGCGCCCACGCAGGGCGAGGCCGCGGGCAACACCCACATCCTCAACATGATCGACACGCCGGGCCACGTGGACTTCACCTACGAGGTCTCGCGTTCGCTGGCGGCCTGTGAGGGCACCGTCCTGCTGGTCGACGCGGCCCAGGGCATCGAGGCCCAGACCCTCGCCAACCTCTACCTGGCGATGGAGAACGACCTCACGATCATCCCGGTCCTCAACAAGATCGACCTCCCGGCCGCCCAGCCGGAGAAGTTCTCCGAGGAACTGGCCGGTCTCATCGGCTGCGATCCCGAGGACGTCCTCAAGGTCTCCGCGAAGACCGGCGTCGGCGTGGACGCGCTGCTGGACCGGGTCGTGGAGCGGATCCCGGCCCCGGTCGGCGTCGCCGACGCCCCCGCCCGCGCGATGATCTTCGACTCGGTCTACGACTCCTACCGCGGCGTCGTCACCTACGTCCGGGTCGTGGACGGCCAGCTGTCCAAGCGCGAGCGCATCCGGATGATGTCCACCGGCGCCACCCACGAGCTGCTGGAGATCGGCACCAACTCTCCGGAGATGCTGCCCGCCGACGGCCTCGGCGTCGGCGAGGTGGGCTATCTGATCACCGGTGTGAAGGACGTCCGCCAGTCCAAGGTCGGCGACACCATCACCCAGCAGTCGGGCGGTGCCACCGAGGCCCTGGGCGGCTACAAGGATCCCAAGCCGATGGTGTTCTCCGGCCTCTACCCGCTGGACGGCTCCGACTACCCGGACCTCCGCGAGGCCCTGGACAAGCTCCAGCTCAACGACGCGGCCCTGGTCTACGAGCCGGAGACCTCCGCGGCGCTCGGCTTCGGCTTCCGCGTCGGCTTCCTCGGCCTGCTCCACCTCGACGTGATCCGCGAGCGCCTGGAGCGGGAGTTCGGCCTCGACCTGATCGCCACCGCCCCCAACGTGGTCTACCGCGTGCTCATGGAGGACGGCAGCGAGCACACGGTCACCAACCCGAGCGAGTTCCCCGAGGGCAAGATCGGCGAGGTCTACGAGCCGGTCGTGCGCGCCACGATCCTCGCCCCCAGCGAGTTCATCGGCTCGATCATGGAGCTGTGCCAGACCCGTCGCGGCACGCTCCTCGGCATGGACTACCTCTCCGAGGACCGCGTCGAGATCCGCTACACGCTGCCGCTCGCCGAGATCGTCTTCGACTTCTTCGACCAGCTGAAGTCCAAGACCCGCGGCTACGCCTCGCTCGACTACGAGCCCACCGGCGAGCAGGCGTCCAGCCTGGTCAAGGTCGACATCCTGCTGCACGGCGACAAGGTCGACGCCTTCTCCGCCATCACGCACAAGGACGCGGCGTACGCGTATGGCGTACGGCTCGTCGCCAAGCTGAGGGAGCTCATCCCTCGGCAGGCGTTCGAGGTGCCGGTCCAGGCCGCGATCGGCTCCCGGGTCATCGCCCGCGAGACCATCCGCGCCATCCGTAAGGACGTCCTCGCCAAGTGCTACGGCGGTGACATCTCCCGTAAGCGGAAGCTGCTGGAGAAGCAGAAGGAGGGCAAGAAGCGGATGAAGATGGTCGGCTCGGTGGAGGTGCCGCAGGAGGCGTTCATCGCGGTGCTGTCCAGCGACGAGTCCGGCGGCCAGGGCAAGGGCAAGAAGTAG
- a CDS encoding substrate-binding domain-containing protein gives MALPDTETILAAAGLVATGAVWAVERFLPGRKRIGYRVQMDTAIGMNPQAAHSIVQLRLLRENQEVADATLALLRVENDGSKDIVRHDYQEPLTVRFPGRTVVGVEVPDANPPTLQAMLTRNNGLRPEGSRLVVPKVPLNRRDHFKLLVLLSGSGDRVAVDGFLSGGRIRRNAQRRGPSTPHLALGGIFIILVGLLCGLLLSSPGRTVDATACASGRLTVDGSTAFAPPMAEIGKAYEKQCPGAEITVHRNGSLAGLGNLDRAGRAARGGSPGFIAMSDVPAPESYRGLGGRQPVGIVLLSLVANRRNGVDNLTLAQVRKIYDGTYTDWRQLGGADQPIRLVSRDSRSGTRRTFETRVLDRSETAVVSSFDCATRDRDRRARVTRCEVNSTGDLLDTVNRVSGAIGYTETYAATEHRDVVTVRLDGHEPDIEWGRQRDYPFWAVEYLYTYGRPEDGSLTAKFLAFMNSDTAKNLMRMYKHVPCADRQSVADSACRP, from the coding sequence GTGGCCCTTCCTGACACCGAGACCATCCTGGCCGCCGCCGGGCTGGTGGCCACCGGCGCGGTCTGGGCGGTGGAGCGCTTCCTCCCGGGGCGCAAGCGCATCGGCTACCGGGTGCAGATGGACACCGCGATCGGCATGAATCCGCAAGCGGCCCACAGCATCGTGCAGTTGCGGCTGCTCCGGGAGAACCAGGAAGTCGCCGACGCGACGCTGGCGCTGCTGCGCGTCGAGAACGACGGCAGCAAGGACATCGTCCGGCACGACTACCAGGAGCCGCTGACCGTCCGCTTCCCCGGCCGGACGGTCGTCGGGGTCGAGGTGCCGGACGCCAATCCGCCGACGTTGCAGGCGATGCTGACCCGCAACAACGGGCTCCGGCCCGAGGGCAGCAGACTCGTCGTCCCCAAGGTGCCGCTCAACCGGCGGGACCACTTCAAGCTGCTGGTCCTGCTCTCCGGCTCCGGCGACCGGGTCGCGGTGGACGGCTTTCTCAGCGGCGGCCGGATCAGACGCAACGCCCAGCGGCGCGGTCCGAGCACTCCGCATCTCGCCCTCGGCGGGATCTTCATCATTCTGGTCGGCCTGCTCTGCGGGCTGCTGCTGAGCAGCCCCGGGCGCACGGTCGACGCCACCGCCTGCGCCTCCGGTCGGCTGACCGTCGACGGCTCCACCGCCTTCGCGCCGCCCATGGCCGAGATAGGCAAGGCGTACGAGAAGCAGTGCCCCGGTGCCGAGATCACCGTGCACCGGAACGGCAGCCTGGCGGGGCTGGGGAACCTGGACCGGGCCGGGCGGGCGGCGCGCGGCGGCAGCCCCGGTTTCATCGCCATGTCGGACGTCCCCGCGCCGGAGTCGTACCGCGGTCTGGGCGGCCGGCAGCCGGTCGGCATCGTCCTGCTCAGCCTGGTGGCCAACCGGCGCAACGGCGTCGACAACCTCACGCTCGCCCAGGTGCGCAAGATCTACGACGGCACGTACACCGACTGGCGGCAACTGGGCGGCGCCGACCAGCCGATCCGCCTGGTCAGCCGCGACAGCCGGTCCGGCACCCGCAGAACCTTCGAGACGAGGGTGCTGGACCGCTCGGAGACCGCCGTGGTCTCCTCCTTCGACTGCGCCACCAGGGACCGGGACCGGCGGGCGCGCGTCACCCGCTGCGAAGTCAACAGCACCGGCGACCTGCTCGACACCGTCAACCGGGTGTCGGGCGCGATCGGTTACACGGAGACGTACGCGGCGACCGAGCACCGCGACGTCGTCACGGTCCGGCTGGACGGCCACGAACCGGACATCGAATGGGGCAGGCAACGCGATTATCCCTTCTGGGCGGTCGAGTACCTCTACACCTACGGGCGGCCGGAGGACGGCTCCCTCACAGCCAAGTTCCTGGCCTTCATGAACAGCGACACCGCGAAGAACCTCATGCGAATGTACAAGCACGTGCCCTGCGCCGACCGGCAGAGCGTGGCGGACTCCGCCTGCCGCCCCTGA
- a CDS encoding DUF3097 domain-containing protein: MRSREYNPDLTPPWKRKAPVPEVPAEPDLVVEEVTTGFCGAVIRCEKTAQGPTVTLEDRFGKHRVFPMEPRGFLLEGRVVTLVRPAAPARTGPRLTASGSIAVPGMRARVARAGRIYVEGRHDAELVEKVWGDDLRVEGVVVEYLEGVDDLPAIVDAFAPGPDARLGVLVDHLVPGSKESRIAAEVTGDDVLVVGHPYVDVWEAVKPSSLGIPAWPSVPRGQDWKTGVCRALGWPENTGAAWQRILGSVRTYRDLEPALLGRVEELIDFVTAPA; encoded by the coding sequence GTGCGCAGCAGAGAGTACAACCCCGATCTCACCCCTCCGTGGAAGCGGAAGGCGCCCGTGCCCGAGGTGCCCGCGGAGCCCGACCTCGTGGTCGAGGAGGTCACCACGGGCTTCTGCGGCGCGGTGATCCGGTGCGAGAAGACCGCGCAGGGCCCGACGGTGACGCTGGAGGACCGATTCGGCAAGCACCGGGTCTTCCCGATGGAGCCGCGTGGCTTCCTGCTGGAGGGCCGCGTGGTCACCCTCGTCCGCCCGGCGGCTCCCGCCCGCACCGGCCCCCGGCTGACCGCCTCCGGCTCCATCGCGGTCCCCGGCATGCGGGCGCGGGTGGCCCGTGCGGGCCGCATCTATGTGGAGGGCCGGCACGACGCCGAGCTGGTCGAGAAGGTGTGGGGCGACGACCTGCGCGTCGAGGGGGTGGTGGTCGAGTACCTGGAGGGCGTCGACGACCTCCCGGCGATCGTGGACGCGTTCGCCCCCGGCCCGGACGCGCGGCTGGGCGTCCTGGTGGACCACCTGGTACCCGGCTCGAAGGAATCGCGGATCGCGGCGGAGGTGACGGGCGACGACGTGCTGGTGGTCGGTCACCCGTACGTGGACGTGTGGGAGGCCGTCAAGCCGTCGTCGCTGGGCATCCCGGCGTGGCCGTCGGTCCCCCGCGGGCAGGACTGGAAGACGGGGGTGTGCCGGGCGCTGGGGTGGCCGGAGAACACGGGGGCTGCTTGGCAGCGGATCCTGGGCTCGGTGCGCACCTATAGGGACCTCGAGCCCGCGCTGCTGGGGCGGGTGGAGGAACTGATCGATTTCGTGACGGCGCCGGCCTGA
- the holA gene encoding DNA polymerase III subunit delta → MARKSTTDDPLAPVTLAVGQEDLLLDRAVQQVVAAARAADPDTDVRDLAPDALQPGTLAELTSPSLFAERKVVVVRNAQDLSADTIKDVKGYLTAPAEEITLVLLHAGGAKGKGLLDAARKAGAREVACPKMTKPADRLAFVRSEFRATGRSATPEACQALVDAIGSDLRELASACAQLVADIEGTIDEAVVARYYTGRAEASSFTVADRAVEGRTAEALEALRWAMATGVAPVLITSALAQGVRAIGKLASAPRGARPADLARELGMPPWKIDRVRQQMRGWSADGVAVALRAVAEADAGVKGGGDDPEYALEKAVVTIARAARAGRRH, encoded by the coding sequence ATGGCCAGGAAGAGTACGACCGACGACCCGCTCGCCCCCGTGACCCTCGCCGTGGGACAGGAGGACCTCCTCCTCGACCGCGCCGTGCAGCAGGTCGTCGCGGCGGCCCGAGCCGCCGACCCCGACACCGATGTGCGCGACCTCGCCCCCGACGCGCTGCAGCCCGGCACGCTCGCGGAGCTGACCAGCCCTTCGCTGTTCGCGGAGCGGAAGGTGGTGGTGGTCCGCAACGCCCAGGACCTCTCCGCGGACACGATCAAGGACGTCAAGGGCTACCTCACCGCTCCCGCCGAGGAGATCACCCTCGTCCTGCTGCACGCCGGAGGCGCCAAGGGCAAGGGGCTGCTGGACGCGGCGCGCAAGGCGGGGGCGCGCGAGGTCGCGTGCCCGAAGATGACCAAGCCCGCCGACCGGCTTGCGTTCGTGCGGTCGGAGTTCCGGGCCACCGGCCGTTCCGCGACCCCGGAGGCGTGCCAGGCCCTGGTCGACGCCATCGGCAGCGACCTGCGGGAGCTGGCCAGCGCCTGCGCCCAGTTGGTCGCGGACATCGAGGGCACCATCGACGAAGCCGTCGTCGCCCGCTACTACACGGGCCGGGCCGAGGCGTCGAGCTTCACCGTCGCCGACCGGGCCGTCGAGGGCCGCACGGCCGAGGCGCTCGAAGCGCTCCGCTGGGCGATGGCGACCGGCGTCGCGCCGGTGCTGATCACCAGCGCGCTCGCCCAGGGCGTGCGCGCCATCGGCAAGCTGGCCTCCGCCCCACGCGGGGCGCGCCCCGCCGACCTGGCCCGCGAGCTGGGCATGCCGCCGTGGAAGATCGACCGGGTGCGGCAGCAGATGCGCGGCTGGTCGGCGGACGGGGTGGCGGTCGCGCTGCGCGCGGTGGCCGAGGCGGACGCGGGCGTCAAGGGCGGCGGCGACGACCCGGAGTACGCCCTGGAGAAGGCCGTGGTCACCATCGCCCGTGCGGCCCGCGCGGGCCGCCGGCACTGA
- the rpsT gene encoding 30S ribosomal protein S20 — protein sequence MANIKSQIKRNKTNEKARLRNKAVKSSVKTAIRKTREAVAAGDVEKATVALGEAGKKLDKAASKGVMHKNAAANKKSALAQQVAALKG from the coding sequence GTGGCGAACATCAAGTCCCAGATCAAGCGGAACAAGACCAACGAGAAGGCGCGCCTGCGCAACAAGGCCGTCAAGTCCTCGGTCAAGACCGCGATCCGCAAGACCCGTGAGGCCGTGGCCGCCGGTGACGTCGAGAAGGCCACCGTCGCCCTGGGCGAGGCCGGCAAGAAGCTCGACAAGGCCGCGAGCAAGGGCGTGATGCACAAGAACGCCGCCGCCAACAAGAAGTCGGCGCTGGCGCAGCAGGTCGCCGCCCTCAAGGGCTGA
- a CDS encoding long-chain fatty acid--CoA ligase: MTDTQKLLDTRPASLATLFLERVEETPDTEAYRYPVPSTSGTGPDDWRSLTWRQTADRVFAIAAGLVDLGLHPEERVALACSTRVEWILADLGVLCAGAATTTVYPSTNAEETAFILADSGSRVLIAEDAAQLAKAREKRAELPELRHVVVIKAEDAAPAEGDPDGWVLSLDELEKRGAAYLAEHPDSVQERMDALRSDQLATLIYTSGTTGRPKGVRLPHDAWSYMARAIQGTGLIRSDDLQYLWLPLSHVFGKVLTAQQIALGHATAVDGRVDKIIENLPIVRPTYMCAVPRIFEKVYNGVATKAREGGAAKYKIFLWAADVAREYAKVSQDTFRRTGRADVPFGLRAKHAVADKLVYAKLRDAFGGRLRATVSGSAALAPDIGYFFAGAGINILEAYGLTESSAASFLNPENYRTGTVGKALPGLEVRIAEDGEILLRSPGIMQGYHGLPEKTAEVLEPDGWFHTGDIGELSPDGYLRITDRKKDLIKTSGGKYVAPAEVEGRFKAVCPFVSNILVHGADRNYCTALIALDEPTIMGWAEEHGLAATTYADVVATPEVNELIDGYVRRLNEGLQRWQTIKKFRLLPRDLDVEHGELTPSLKLKRPVVEREYKNLIEEMYQGAREA; this comes from the coding sequence GTGACCGACACACAGAAGCTGCTCGACACCCGGCCGGCGTCCCTGGCGACGCTCTTCCTCGAACGCGTCGAAGAGACACCGGACACCGAGGCGTACCGCTACCCGGTGCCGTCAACCTCCGGAACGGGCCCCGACGACTGGCGCTCGCTGACCTGGCGGCAGACCGCCGACCGGGTCTTCGCCATCGCCGCCGGACTCGTCGACCTCGGGCTGCACCCGGAAGAGCGGGTGGCGCTGGCCTGCAGCACCCGCGTCGAGTGGATCCTCGCCGACCTCGGCGTGCTGTGCGCGGGAGCGGCCACGACCACCGTCTACCCGAGCACCAACGCCGAGGAGACGGCGTTCATCCTCGCCGACTCCGGCAGCCGGGTCCTGATCGCCGAGGACGCGGCCCAGCTCGCCAAGGCGCGCGAGAAGCGCGCCGAGCTGCCCGAGCTCCGCCACGTCGTCGTGATCAAGGCCGAGGACGCGGCGCCCGCCGAGGGCGACCCCGACGGCTGGGTGCTCTCCCTCGACGAGCTGGAGAAGCGCGGCGCGGCCTATCTGGCCGAGCACCCCGACTCCGTACAGGAGCGGATGGACGCACTCCGCTCCGACCAGCTCGCGACCCTGATCTACACCTCCGGCACCACCGGCCGACCCAAGGGCGTCCGGCTCCCGCACGACGCCTGGTCCTACATGGCCCGCGCGATCCAGGGCACCGGCCTGATCCGGAGCGACGACCTGCAGTACCTGTGGCTGCCGCTGTCGCACGTCTTCGGCAAGGTGCTGACCGCGCAGCAGATCGCCCTCGGCCACGCCACGGCCGTGGACGGCCGGGTCGACAAGATCATCGAGAACCTGCCGATCGTCCGGCCCACCTACATGTGCGCCGTACCGCGCATCTTCGAGAAGGTCTACAACGGCGTGGCGACCAAGGCCCGCGAGGGCGGCGCCGCCAAGTACAAGATCTTCCTGTGGGCCGCCGACGTGGCCCGCGAGTACGCCAAGGTCTCGCAGGACACCTTCCGCCGCACCGGCCGCGCGGACGTCCCCTTCGGCCTCAGGGCCAAGCACGCCGTCGCCGACAAGCTCGTCTACGCCAAGCTGCGCGACGCGTTCGGCGGCAGGCTGCGCGCCACCGTCTCCGGCTCGGCCGCGCTCGCCCCCGACATCGGCTACTTCTTCGCGGGCGCGGGCATCAACATCCTGGAGGCGTACGGCCTCACCGAGTCCAGCGCGGCCAGCTTCCTCAACCCGGAGAACTACCGCACCGGCACCGTCGGCAAGGCGCTGCCCGGCCTGGAGGTGCGGATCGCGGAGGACGGCGAGATCCTGCTGCGCAGCCCCGGCATCATGCAGGGCTACCACGGCCTGCCGGAGAAGACGGCGGAGGTGCTGGAGCCGGACGGCTGGTTCCACACCGGGGACATCGGCGAGCTGTCGCCCGACGGCTATCTGCGGATCACCGACCGCAAGAAGGACCTGATCAAGACCTCCGGCGGCAAGTACGTGGCACCCGCCGAGGTCGAGGGGCGGTTCAAGGCAGTCTGCCCGTTCGTCTCCAACATCCTGGTGCACGGCGCCGACCGCAACTACTGCACCGCGCTCATCGCCCTCGACGAGCCGACGATCATGGGCTGGGCCGAGGAGCACGGCCTGGCCGCCACGACGTACGCCGACGTCGTGGCCACCCCGGAGGTCAACGAGCTGATCGACGGCTACGTGCGGCGCCTCAACGAGGGGCTCCAGCGCTGGCAGACGATCAAGAAGTTCCGGCTGCTGCCGCGCGACCTGGACGTCGAGCACGGCGAGCTGACCCCGAGCCTCAAGCTCAAGCGACCGGTGGTCGAGCGGGAGTACAAGAACCTGATCGAGGAGATGTACCAGGGAGCGCGCGAGGCGTAG